In Sesamum indicum cultivar Zhongzhi No. 13 linkage group LG1, S_indicum_v1.0, whole genome shotgun sequence, the sequence CCAGACCCCTACTTGAAGGCACTGCAGGGACTTGGTGTATCTTCAGGGAATACATTCGTATTCGAGGTTTGACTTGCCCCTCAAATTTTTAAGTCTTTTACACAATAATGAACTCTAGATGTATTCCagaaaatttcatcaatttagaaaaactacaagttcttaatttcttaatcAATGTTATGCCAAAATGAAGGACTCAGCCTCTGGAATAAAAGCCGGGGTGGCAGCTGGGATGCCAGTGGTGGGTTTAGCCACAAGGAACCCTGAGAAGTTACTGTTGGATGCGGGCGCAACCATGGTTATCAAGGATTACACTGAGTCAAACTTATGGACTGCTTTGGAAGACATAGTGAAGAAGACGGGGGCAACGAAAGTCACCACTTGAGCTCAATGAACTGGTAATGGCGTGTTGATGTACTAATTGACATGCTCAATTTGAAGCTCAAGTACTTTAGACATTGATAGGCCATTCACACAGAATCCATTCTTTTTCAGTGAAGTATCTTCAATAAGTTGTACAAGCAGTAGCAACCTTAATGGGAGATCACCACATTGATGTTGAGAGTTCTTGTTATAATTTTCCTCTATTATTTTGTGCACATTGTGTTTTAGCATCTTTCTAGAACTCATATTTCACATCATGCAAGTGTTGTTCAGGTAACACCAAGACAAGGAATAGGCCACAAATTCGTTCTATACGCCAATGCAAGTCTCAGATTTACAGCAGGTACAATGGATATCAGGAATCAAAAACCTAATATCGAGCCAAATAATGCAAGAATGAATGTGGATAGAATACAAAACGTAAGTCGCTGCATTCTGTTATCAATCAATATTCTGCTATGTTGCTTCTGTAAACTATATtaacatacaaaatatttctacCATGCATACCTCATCGAGCCCATGATACAGAGTCAATCTCGTCCCTTGCTTTCTTGTATAGTTCAAGTCTTTTTGCATATTGCTGTCTCCTCTCCATCAATGCCGGATCTTCATCCAATAAGTCAGCTAGTTGCTTACCCTGCAATATCACCAAATGGCCACATAAATGGTAGTGGGGCATgcatacaagaaaataaaccaAGTATTTTTCGTATCTATAGAACCTTAAGAAATAAGAAGTGTTAACAATCTTGACGAAATAAATTTCTATGTGTCACAATAGAAACGATAACACAGCAAGTACCTCTTTCTTCCCGATTTGGGTGTAAAAGTAATTAAGCAAATTCTGTTTGGCTTCCTTGACTTGACAGTAAACTACTGCCTTGGGAATCGTGTTCTTCAGAGTTTCAGTGACCATATTTATGTAGGACGATACATTTGAACCTATCCTCCTGTAGTGTGCCTCTGAGTAACGATCAACAGTCGCAGCAGCTGCTGTGTTTTCCCTGGGGTTACCCCCTGGGTTTCCTGCTGCTGTGTTTTCCCGAGGGTTACCCCCTGGGTTTCCTGTTTTCTCAACTTCCTGGGGGAGTCTCCGGAAGAATTCAACAGTCAGATACGCAGCTTCCATGTCAACCAATCTAAGCGCTGTTTTCTTGCTTTCCTCACGAAACTTTTCCAAAGCTTCATTTGCTGCTCCTGCTATAGCTGATTGCAGAGTTGGAAACCGTTTCAATTCCTGTTCCACCATAGAAATTTAGAAACAAATACCAACATTTGAAACCAATAATGGGAAAACTACATgactattaataaataaataactaccTGACACTCTGCAATTGACTTCCTCACGAGTTCCTTCAGTACAAAATGAACCTGAAAGCCGGTTTTGTTGGTCAATGTAGATGCAGCAATAGATTATTAATGCATGGCATCAGAAAATCTTGGTTCCACCATAAGAACTACTTACAGCATCCACAGATGCTTCAGCAGGCCCTCTAAAATAACTCAGAGAGCCCTCTATAAGCCGTCGGTAGCCTTGCTCTGGAGCAATCAAGTGTGGTTGATAACCATCAGCTTCTGAAACAATTTTTCTGACATTTTGAAGCGAAAGATGTCGATCAAATGGGAGTTTTCTCAAAGCAGCTGGCAGCTGATTGTCAAAAACTCCATAAATGCGATCACCTCCTGGTCGGCTGAAATAATCAATACATGCAGCTGATTAGAATCTATCCTCCACGCATGCCTAACGTATGCAAATCGAAAGAGGTTCTCAGAAAAAGTTCTCCAGATCAAATGTACAGAGAGGAGAAACGTACCCTCCATCTAGATGCTCCTTGAATATCCGGTCAAAAGCACGGCAAAGTTCCAATATGGTGTACAATTGAGCCTGAAATAGATACGTCAGTTGACTACATGGacaaaatacttaaataaGTGAAAATGAGCAAGGAATTTACCCCAGCATCAACAGCAATAGGCCTCCCAAGGTGGCCCAGCTCAGATTCGAGCTCATCAATGCTTTTGTTAATCAATGAAGTAATACTTGGAATTCTCGCCCTAATTACAGATTCCAAGTGCTGAAATACAAATATTCAACTATATCAGCTGTACTCAAGTAAAGCAGTCAGgatgtaaaattacaactgAGAAACAAAACTGTACCCTGGAGAGAAGCTTCGCAAGATACTCAGAGCCCATTTTACTCGCCAAGTGACTATAGTCAGGACTTGTAGCAAAATACTCACGCTCTTTTTGTCTAGCAGCCATCATAtccacatttttatttatatctgcTTGTGAACGATTGACGATACCCACCCAGGGACGTTGCAAGCGATAAGACCTTCCTTCCAGAACCTATTGAGAATAGCGGAAGATAATAATAAGTTCTAATGCTTCTGATGTtgacatataaaataaaatgttaaaagagGGCGAAGTGGGAAGAAGAGATATAGGGATGAAAAAGAGGCATGATGAAAGCAGACCAAAAAGCATATTTGAAGTAACTAAATTAGAAACTTTACAATGAAACCTCTGTTTATTTTGATGACAAGGACGGCTTTGTAGCTAAAGAAATATCTTCTCAGATTTAAGGAACAGTATCTCAATGGAAGGTGCATCTTCATGTTCATTGGTGTACCAAAGGAAAAAGTCCCAAAGtactaattaaattcttataattttatcaagcATTATTCTGACCAATGTGGTTCCTTGCAGGCGTATAGCGCATTAAAGCATCATCTAGCAAAGGCGTTACACACGTATAGCGCATTAGAGCATCATCTCGCAAAGGTGCTCTAGAGCACGACGCACGACTTTTTGAAGCACGGTGcgtattttcataaatagtttatattttataccattagtatttttatcaaaatcaacatGTTCCGATtaggttttaaatttttttgccaAAAGTTCCAAGAAGAAAAGCAAATTTGATAACATCTAAGTTTTTTTTCTCcatctcttttttcttattttatgaaagCCTAGCTCAGCATTTTAAGGCTGGGTTTCATCCTGGCTCACCAGAAAAAAGTGCCATGGCAGCGCCAGGTGAAAGCCCAAcacctttttgttttaaaaaaaaaatggcgctggtgtgtgtgtgtgtgtgtgtatgagagagagagagagagaactcACATCAAGCGCATTAGTTCCTTTGTCCATCAGATCCAGTTTTGTCAGCACCCCAAAGGTGCGTTCTCCTGCGTGAATTAAACGAGTCATAAAATGGCAACACAAAGTTGTATAGCTAATCCGTTAAACATTCACACTCAAATGAAGAGTAGAACTTACCTGATGGATCCACTTCCCTTGCAAGCTTAATGGCATCTGAAGTTGCAATATCTTGGTTCGCTGGAGATATTGCCAGTATGATGCAGTTGGGCTGCATGAGacgaaagaaaatgtcaaaaatacaaaaaagaagacGAGCAAATGTAGTTGAcaaatctaaaaattacattaagaaaGATAAACTAAACAAACCAGTCATGCATAAGAAGACAGAAAGGTGAGTTCCGCGTCTATAGTGAAAACTCACTGTGCAACATGAGGTCTCTTTAATTATTGTCGAAATGCCATTATTTACATTCTTTCTCGTGttaaaaagtttcaaatattCAGAATATAATGAGGGGAAACAAAGGCAAGaacaattagaaaaaaaagtataaaaaacattattatcTTTACCTTCTCAACATATGACTGAACCATATTTTCAATGTCTTGGACTATACTTTCTGGTTGCCCCTCTGCAAAGATCAAATGTCTTTGCATTGGATAAAGTCCATAGTAAATGGAATTTTAACATATTAGGAAGAAACAAATATGCACTGACCAACAGCAACTTTTGTCAAACCAGGAAGATCAATCAGTGTTAAGTTGACAACTGTGGGAAACAAAAGCTAGCGGTCAGAAACCCTCAagtaaattttagaatttgaaaCCTAGTTAGCAACTTATATCTTTTAGCCCTGCAATCATAAATTAGctcaagagaagaaaataccATTGGGTGAATAGATGCTTAGGTGAATAGGAACAGGAGAAATCTGTTTTGTTTTCCCAGTTACTCTATCAGTTTCATCCTGAATTTCCTTGCGAACCAAGGCTGCGAAGAAAATGAGAAGGTGAACATTTCAGCATTCACTACCAGCAATACTCTTTTGATGATATCATTGCTGAACAGCCATATGCGATGTTACATATACATCATGGTGGACTACCAGGAGAAGCAAAGAGGGAAGGAGGGAGAGGTCagggaagaagaggatgatgCTCATCAGAACTATACTATTAAGCACTAAAAACATCCAGTTAATAACTTTCCACCTAAAAGGaaattcaatgaataaaaACCAATCTTCCAATATAATCCTGCAAGTTGAACTGCCAATGGATTTGTCTTACCAGAACTACATAGTTAATTACCAAGCCTATCATTCAGATATTTTTCCACCTAAAATCAGTTCTCACTATCACTTACACTAGGTTGTTTGATGAATATAACTaagctttcaaatatttttgcaccTATCATTCACCGTGATGATTAcaacaattaaattaacataGAAGGTAAAAATATACAACAACTACGAAAAATCCAGTACTTATCATTCGCTAACAGTAAATTATCAAACATCGCACGTACAGAAATCAGTGAATCGCCTCTGAGGCAAATGTCCAAATTCTGCATATTCCTGCTCCCCTTCCTCTGTTTGCTGCAATTGCAACACCAATGGCCGCCTTGTAACAATGCCTAAACTCAACAAACCAGAAATAGAACGTTGAACACTAAAGGCCAATAACCAAAGCAACTTACAAATAACTCTTACTAAAAAAGAAGTGCTACTTAATAATCAAATAGCATAACTGAAAGGACTAACCAGAGCCTCGAGGAAGAAAATCTCGTCCTACAATGCTCTCTAACACCGACGACTTCCCCGAACTCTGTAGTATTCAgctcaaaacacaaacacatcAATATAGTTTCATTACTAACTCAATGCAATTCCCAAAGAGggaaaaaccaaaaacagaaaccagaaagaaaaccaaaaacagAAACAATATCCCCTTCTACTCATCTTACAGCTAAAATCAACAAAGAATTCCATTCACCCTAAAAAGTAAAGATGTATTATGGATGGTCTATGATTACTGCTAACATAACAATACTACATACAACAACTCAGATGCTAACCTGGCCACCAACGACGGCAACGGAGGGTAGAGCGTCCCAGAGAGAGGAAAAAGCCTGCTCGTCACCACCGTAATCTCCGAGGGCGGTGCATGCTCTCTGTATCCTGTTCACCAGTCCAATCAAACTCTCCATCGTCGCCATCTCCAAAGTTGAATATTCAACTCTCTCCTACCGCGAcgacaacaacaacaacaacagaaCAAAATCTGAAAGCGCGATCACCGTTCGGCTCCAAACTTCACACGTAATTCAAGTTCCAAAAAGCTTAGAACATAAGCAAAACCAAATGGAGAAGAGGAAGGAAGAAGAATAACTGGTAGGACTCCAAATGAACGCggatttagagagagagagagagaatcgGAGGTGTCGAAGTTGGACTGGGGAATTTTCAAAGTGTTGGAAAATTTTGGTCGTTATGTGGGGATTCCAGATATATTGCGCCAGCTGCGTAGTATTAGTCTAGTTTGATCACCGCTTTAGCCATGTTGTACCTttccacttttctttttctttttatctttaataTATTCCTATATTGTTGTACCTTtcctcatttttgttttcgtTAACCCTCcgaaagaaattgaaatttgaagtgAGCCGGCGGAACGGTAGGCGGCGCCTGTCTGTAACAGTGGCCGTGGCGGTGGACTCGGTGGGCCTTTGAGCTCCTTCAAGATTTCTTCAAGCCTTcgtattagtaaaattttcaaagtacATAAGTTTCAGTTCGATGTATTAATATTCGCAATAATTACATCTACATTCCCTATTCTATAATCTatgtatatcaattatttctttttttttaaatttaaattaaacatatttttcattcttgaaGTTTATTACCATCATTAACTAcccataaattaaagaaaccTTCATTTACTCcatattttggataattatttaaattaaaaaaaatacccttaactcttaataatatgatatattcacattaataccctttattattaaatatatcaatcaatttaaaaagtttattcaactacaataatcataaattaactaagtacacaataattatttcaaatttgagtATATAATAGTTGTACTGATTATTAGTAAAAGGTTAGAAATTCactaattttaagtttaatgtaacaaagatatatttttgtatattaacaTTTTGCCCACTGGTATTTTAGGGTAGTTTAGATCTAATGTAAAAGTATTAAGTACATATATGAGtcataactattaaaatgGGTCCAAATCTAGTTATGGCACACCAATTCACAAGTTTAATGTGTTGGGCCTAAAGTTAGGTCAATAAGTGAAATAAAGTTATTACATGGATGGAAaggcaaaaaaataattacctCATTAACTCCCAAATTACCTTACTCGATATTTGAGTGCTAAAATAATACGCTCGACGACCACTTGCAATATTTTcgtcattaaaattatatctaatgtAATACGCAAAcacaagtttataaatttattttaatttaaaagtactAGCATCGAtcttatcaatatattattaatttaatattaatttattaacatcataaaagcacaaaaattaaagtcaaattgattgatatatttaactaaaGAGGCATTAAAGTAATGTagcatattattaatagtcaATGGTactattatctatttttatttaatttaaaagattatcataaaaatagaggactaattgaagatttttttaatttatgggaATAATTGATTAGGATGGTATATTTTAGGggtgtaaaatatatttaatccaaaaaattatatataaattagtgaATCTTCCATACTGTGTGGATGTgcatattttgtaaataaaatattggactagttattttttggataaaaataattttaatactttatgattttttaattatcattgaAAAGAGAACAAGGaggaaattataaataaataggaaTAAGTATTGCTCCTATAcatgtgcataattttttaaaatgaatcaaaataatatatatatatatatatatataagttgtattattagtttttatagtttaaaaaaagtacatagaaaatatattaagataataaattaatataagtattttaattaacaaaaaaataataaattatatagaaaatttttaaaaaattacatcaaaaaaataatcatcaaAAGATGgttatgaaaaatcatgataaatgaagaagttaagaaataattaattaattaatttaaaattttagaaataaataatatattaaaattaagtgaGATACCAAAAGAGTGCtatcactttatatataatatagatagatTGATAGTAGACTGAAgcaattaaaaactaaataaataaaacagaaaattccaaaaagaatttgtaaaatgtgaattttttttttaagaaattaagaatCTAAATTccaatatttcttcaaaaatgaattataaaaaaaaaaaaaaagaattggtcAATAGAAATCCAAATGGGTGGGGTTGTTCGCCCTATTGGTATTTGGGTTTGACCCATTGTAGAGCCCATTCACGCAAACGGATCCTACCCGTTTTGGGCTTCAGAATTTTCACCATGAGACtataaaccaaaatattataacaatccATTCCCAatcaatagaaataaaattatttagacCCATTTTAAACTTAATCTTGGAAATACATTTTTGTCCCTTACTATTACTGGGTGATAGCCTGTGCAGCCATTGATCGGAAGGGTATCTACGTAATTTTCCTCCTGCATCCGTAAATGCTtctaccataatttttattttaaagagagtaaaatatcaaaatacatgTACAATGCACGCGTATTATAACTACGGTACTACCAAAACCCAACTTAACATTTAATAATCGAGTTTTCGAAAATACCAAACCTGTCAGAATAATCCAAATTAACCGATCATTCAAACTGAATTCGATCAATTGGATAAACCCGATCCAAATGCCGAACCCTAATGCAGTGTGTGTAGCATGATGGAATATGTGATTCAATTGTTGACATTTTGCCTTCATAGAGAGGGACCAACCAGCTACTATATGTATTTATAGCCCCAATTTTGATTTGTGTAGGTAAGCTATGTAATTCCTCGTGATTGAACACCTTCCTCTTTtactttctttcttatttctgCTAAACATCTGGACTGCATCATGTACTTGCATaaaattgacatatatatatatatatagatttataaaaaaatatttcacgctttctatattttgatttacgttttttcatgctttctttattttggcATTTTCACGTTACAATTCTTGAAACGAAGTTAGAGTCAAACTAATTAACAAGCCGTATATATGAAttgtcaattatataaaattagacaCGTCAATTAttgtctttatttatttcttaaattaa encodes:
- the LOC105167305 gene encoding dynamin-related protein 1E: MATMESLIGLVNRIQRACTALGDYGGDEQAFSSLWDALPSVAVVGGQSSGKSSVLESIVGRDFLPRGSGIVTRRPLVLQLQQTEEGEQEYAEFGHLPQRRFTDFSLVRKEIQDETDRVTGKTKQISPVPIHLSIYSPNVVNLTLIDLPGLTKVAVEGQPESIVQDIENMVQSYVEKPNCIILAISPANQDIATSDAIKLAREVDPSGERTFGVLTKLDLMDKGTNALDVLEGRSYRLQRPWVGIVNRSQADINKNVDMMAARQKEREYFATSPDYSHLASKMGSEYLAKLLSRHLESVIRARIPSITSLINKSIDELESELGHLGRPIAVDAGAQLYTILELCRAFDRIFKEHLDGGRPGGDRIYGVFDNQLPAALRKLPFDRHLSLQNVRKIVSEADGYQPHLIAPEQGYRRLIEGSLSYFRGPAEASVDAVHFVLKELVRKSIAECQELKRFPTLQSAIAGAANEALEKFREESKKTALRLVDMEAAYLTVEFFRRLPQEVEKTGNPGGNPRENTAAGNPGGNPRENTAAAATVDRYSEAHYRRIGSNVSSYINMVTETLKNTIPKAVVYCQVKEAKQNLLNYFYTQIGKKEGKQLADLLDEDPALMERRQQYAKRLELYKKARDEIDSVSWAR